In Halobacillus amylolyticus, the following proteins share a genomic window:
- a CDS encoding bile acid:sodium symporter family protein, whose product MLQTFNTHLQKIMPYITPTSVLIGVIFAEWLSLYVFLVPWIFTFMTFSGSLGSNFRDLKNVLRNPMAMFVCLIVLHLVMPLLALGVGSLVFPDDTYTTMGLVLSFVIPTGITSLIWVSIYKGNVVLTLSIILVDTLLAPFIIPLMLQLLVGNAVEIDSREIMTGLLWMIVIPSVLGMFVNQFAKKEITRTLESNLAPFTKLGIGTVVAINSSAVAPLLKNIDGKLLLIAVIVFVLAVMAYTIGYFSGKLIKLDQGTVVSLTFNSGMRNISGGAVIAITYFPAAAAVPVIVGMLFQQVLASFTGSLISKFSLHSTGKEAEVHYLK is encoded by the coding sequence ATGCTGCAAACATTTAATACACACCTACAAAAAATAATGCCGTACATCACACCAACCTCTGTCTTGATTGGTGTGATTTTTGCTGAGTGGCTTAGCTTGTATGTCTTTCTTGTGCCATGGATCTTTACATTTATGACTTTTTCAGGAAGCCTCGGTTCTAATTTTCGCGATTTGAAGAATGTACTGCGCAATCCTATGGCGATGTTTGTGTGCTTAATTGTTTTACATCTCGTTATGCCACTCCTTGCTCTAGGGGTAGGATCGCTCGTTTTTCCGGACGATACCTACACAACAATGGGGCTTGTGCTATCATTTGTTATTCCAACGGGGATTACCAGTTTAATTTGGGTTTCCATTTATAAAGGCAATGTCGTGTTAACACTGTCTATTATTCTAGTGGACACGTTACTAGCTCCCTTCATTATTCCATTGATGCTGCAGTTATTAGTTGGCAATGCAGTGGAGATAGACAGCAGAGAGATTATGACAGGGTTGTTGTGGATGATCGTTATTCCCTCAGTATTAGGAATGTTTGTTAACCAATTTGCGAAAAAAGAGATAACGAGAACGCTTGAGTCTAACTTGGCTCCTTTTACTAAATTAGGGATAGGAACAGTTGTTGCCATCAATAGTTCAGCCGTTGCCCCTCTTTTAAAAAATATTGACGGAAAGTTACTATTAATCGCTGTAATCGTGTTTGTTCTAGCAGTTATGGCCTATACCATTGGTTATTTTTCAGGGAAGTTGATTAAATTAGATCAAGGTACTGTCGTATCACTCACGTTTAATAGCGGGATGAGAAATATTAGTGGGGGAGCAGTTATTGCGATCACCTATTTTCCTGCAGCTGCAGCTGTTCCAGTGATTGTAGGAATGTTGTTTCAACAAGTATTGGCCTCATTTACGGGGAGCCTTATAAGTAAATTTTCACTTCATTCTACGGGAAAAGAGGCTGAGGTACATTATCTGAAATAG
- a CDS encoding oxidoreductase produces the protein MTYSHLFSDIKLAGHSLDNRFVVAPMTRISAKSDGRADDRMKRYYERFAKGGFSTVITEGIYPDDKYSQGYYNQPGLANDDHTASWKPVVESVQKHGATFIAQLMHAGGQSQGNAYTDQTVGPSEIEPKGEQLGFYGGTGPFKTPKSMTEQDIKDVKEAFVQSALRAREAGFDGVELHGANGYLLDQFLTDYLNSREDQYGGSLENRVRLMLEVIQDVRKAVGEDYTVGIRISQGKVADAAHKWADGEKEAEYIFSKLGATSLNYIHVTDGDATEPSFGEGTRTLAKAAKDFGKLPVIANGKLGDPDKAEKFLEEEQADLVSLGTSALANPDFPHKVQQEKRLLEFDFENTLLPQAEIKDHEINMELVK, from the coding sequence GTGACCTATAGTCACTTATTTTCAGATATAAAACTAGCTGGCCATTCTTTGGATAATCGCTTTGTTGTAGCACCTATGACACGGATTAGTGCAAAAAGTGACGGTCGTGCGGATGATCGAATGAAACGCTATTATGAGCGTTTTGCAAAAGGCGGATTCAGTACAGTCATAACAGAGGGAATTTATCCTGACGACAAATACAGTCAAGGTTATTATAACCAACCTGGTCTTGCGAATGATGATCATACAGCTTCATGGAAGCCTGTCGTTGAATCCGTGCAGAAACACGGTGCCACATTTATCGCACAGTTGATGCATGCGGGCGGGCAAAGCCAAGGTAACGCTTATACAGACCAAACTGTAGGACCGTCAGAAATCGAACCTAAAGGCGAACAACTGGGATTCTACGGTGGCACCGGTCCATTCAAAACACCGAAGTCTATGACAGAACAAGACATTAAGGACGTTAAAGAAGCCTTTGTTCAAAGTGCTCTTCGCGCCAGAGAAGCAGGATTTGATGGTGTAGAACTGCATGGTGCAAACGGATATTTATTAGATCAATTCCTAACCGACTATTTAAATTCACGTGAGGATCAATATGGTGGTTCCCTAGAAAACCGCGTCCGCCTCATGTTAGAAGTCATTCAAGATGTACGTAAAGCAGTTGGCGAAGACTACACGGTAGGCATTCGTATTTCCCAAGGAAAAGTAGCAGATGCCGCACACAAGTGGGCAGATGGGGAAAAGGAAGCCGAATATATCTTCTCAAAACTCGGCGCAACGTCATTAAACTATATTCACGTGACAGATGGAGATGCTACAGAACCATCATTCGGAGAAGGAACACGTACCCTTGCAAAGGCAGCTAAAGACTTTGGAAAGCTACCTGTCATCGCAAACGGAAAATTAGGCGATCCGGACAAGGCCGAGAAGTTTCTTGAAGAGGAGCAGGCTGATCTAGTATCACTCGGTACAAGTGCACTTGCTAACCCAGACTTCCCTCACAAAGTCCAGCAAGAAAAAAGGCTTTTGGAATTTGATTTTGAGAATACTTTACTTCCTCAGGCTGAGATTAAAGATCACGAAATTAATATGGAGCTAGTGAAGTAA
- a CDS encoding ABC transporter substrate-binding protein — MRKLNILYFIPLLLFILVIGGCSSGQSDESDDKGNAGDEGINEVSEDNPSGDLAPLEEKASVVIAEDGSASGAGFYIAKEKGYFEDYNIEVEFAQFANSDDMLPALASGEVDIAGGISTASFFNAIAQGIDVKIIADKGHNIKGDSYFSFVISKELEGEIKEYADFKGKSIAVSTKNAVDDYIFHKMLDHAGLTEDDVEFVLMSDFGNMLASVGNGSVDAALQIEPLITQGSQQGIHTRFGDTTDYAPEAQIAMVLGSPKFITEEKDISLRFMAAYLKGVRDYNDAFIKGEGTDEVIQIMTEYTALEDPKLWEDVAVTGLNPNGEMFIDDIKSQYEMYKDNGAISGEFDFEKAIDTSITEKAVEILGEYTP; from the coding sequence ATGAGGAAATTGAATATCTTATATTTCATTCCGTTGTTATTGTTCATTCTTGTAATAGGTGGTTGTTCATCAGGTCAGTCAGATGAATCGGACGATAAAGGTAATGCTGGTGATGAGGGGATCAATGAAGTAAGTGAGGATAATCCTTCAGGTGATTTGGCACCACTTGAGGAAAAGGCATCCGTTGTTATTGCTGAAGATGGATCGGCATCAGGAGCGGGTTTTTATATTGCTAAAGAAAAAGGTTACTTTGAGGATTACAATATTGAAGTGGAGTTCGCTCAATTTGCCAACAGTGATGATATGCTCCCTGCGTTAGCGTCTGGCGAAGTGGATATTGCAGGAGGGATTTCGACAGCATCCTTTTTCAATGCGATCGCTCAAGGAATTGACGTCAAAATTATTGCTGATAAAGGACACAATATAAAAGGGGATTCTTACTTCTCTTTTGTCATTAGTAAAGAGTTAGAGGGCGAAATAAAAGAGTATGCTGATTTTAAAGGTAAAAGCATAGCAGTTTCTACCAAGAACGCGGTTGATGATTATATTTTTCACAAAATGTTAGACCATGCAGGCTTAACAGAAGATGATGTCGAGTTTGTGCTCATGTCGGATTTTGGAAACATGTTAGCATCAGTTGGCAACGGTTCGGTTGACGCTGCTCTTCAAATTGAGCCATTAATTACGCAAGGTAGTCAACAAGGAATCCATACCCGCTTTGGTGATACGACGGACTATGCACCAGAGGCTCAGATCGCCATGGTACTTGGATCGCCAAAATTTATAACGGAAGAAAAGGACATTTCCTTGCGATTCATGGCTGCTTATTTAAAAGGGGTTCGCGATTATAATGATGCCTTCATCAAAGGGGAAGGCACGGATGAAGTGATTCAGATCATGACTGAATACACAGCATTGGAGGATCCGAAGTTGTGGGAGGATGTCGCTGTTACTGGATTAAATCCTAATGGCGAGATGTTCATCGATGATATTAAGAGCCAATATGAGATGTATAAGGATAATGGGGCGATCAGCGGTGAGTTTGATTTCGAAAAAGCCATCGATACGTCGATAACGGAAAAAGCAGTGGAGATTCTCGGAGAATATACTCCTTAA
- a CDS encoding ABC transporter ATP-binding protein, whose product MNEKPKISIQNLTKAFYKKGSSVTALEDINIDIKDGEFVCLIGPSGCGKTTLLRILAGLENPSIGEFKIAQGKKDRPLQSMVFQERGVIPWLTVEENVAFGLKMRHLPKPVVKERTAYYLTKVGLDKFAKLYPKELSGGMKQRVSIARAFANDPEILLMDEPFGALDEQNKFILQEELLNIWSETKKTVLFITHSIDEALLLSDRILLMSSQPGKIIDEKVIDLPRPRNMEQVRADQTMADNFVEIWNHLHDEVQGSRI is encoded by the coding sequence ATGAATGAGAAGCCTAAAATTTCGATTCAGAATTTGACGAAAGCCTTTTATAAGAAAGGGAGTAGTGTCACAGCTCTAGAGGATATAAACATAGACATTAAGGATGGCGAATTCGTATGTTTGATCGGACCGAGTGGATGCGGAAAGACGACGTTACTCCGTATTCTTGCAGGGTTGGAAAATCCAAGTATTGGTGAATTTAAGATTGCACAAGGGAAAAAGGACCGGCCGTTACAATCGATGGTGTTTCAGGAGCGGGGGGTTATCCCCTGGTTAACGGTAGAAGAGAATGTGGCCTTTGGTCTCAAGATGAGGCATTTACCGAAGCCTGTTGTAAAGGAACGAACCGCTTATTATTTAACAAAAGTCGGCCTTGATAAATTTGCAAAACTTTATCCAAAGGAGTTGTCCGGAGGGATGAAACAGCGGGTAAGTATTGCGCGGGCTTTTGCAAATGATCCCGAAATTTTATTAATGGATGAACCCTTTGGTGCGCTTGATGAGCAAAATAAATTTATTCTTCAGGAAGAATTATTAAATATTTGGTCAGAAACAAAGAAGACAGTTCTTTTTATTACGCACAGCATTGATGAAGCCTTGTTGCTCAGTGACAGAATTTTATTGATGAGCTCCCAACCCGGGAAAATTATCGATGAAAAGGTTATAGATTTACCGCGTCCAAGAAATATGGAACAAGTACGTGCAGATCAAACTATGGCAGACAACTTTGTGGAGATTTGGAATCACCTGCACGATGAGGTGCAAGGTTCGAGAATTTAG
- a CDS encoding ABC transporter permease, with translation MKEKDVNIEHDPFAIEQEEWKKRQIRGRFKQILTISSPIFILILWEFLSRTGLVDARFFPPPTEIVGTFVAMATSGELFNHIGISLFRIFAGFLLGVIPGVVLGLLMGLYSPLRHFFSPLVMALMPIPTLALLPIILIIFGIGETSKIVTIAGSVFFPVVINTVAGVINIDRIYLDVAKNYGANSKDFFFKIALPGSLPVMIEGIQMGQAIALLTIVAAEMMGANSGIGYLIWTSYSAFLLKEMYVGLVLISFFGYLFSLALRGLQKKLLPWR, from the coding sequence ATGAAGGAAAAAGATGTGAATATAGAACACGATCCTTTTGCAATCGAACAAGAAGAATGGAAAAAAAGACAAATAAGAGGTCGGTTTAAACAAATACTTACCATATCATCGCCGATTTTTATCTTAATTTTATGGGAGTTTTTATCTAGAACTGGCTTAGTCGATGCGAGGTTTTTTCCACCGCCAACGGAAATAGTCGGAACGTTTGTAGCTATGGCAACGAGTGGCGAGTTATTTAACCATATTGGAATTTCGTTATTTCGAATATTTGCCGGGTTTTTGTTAGGTGTGATCCCTGGAGTCGTACTCGGTTTGTTAATGGGCTTATATTCACCACTACGGCATTTCTTTTCTCCGCTTGTGATGGCGCTCATGCCTATTCCAACGTTGGCACTATTACCCATTATTTTAATCATATTTGGGATTGGTGAAACTTCCAAAATTGTAACGATTGCGGGAAGTGTGTTTTTTCCAGTTGTGATTAATACGGTAGCTGGGGTCATCAATATAGATCGAATTTATTTGGATGTGGCAAAAAACTATGGGGCAAATTCTAAGGACTTTTTCTTTAAAATTGCTTTGCCTGGATCCCTTCCTGTAATGATTGAAGGAATTCAAATGGGGCAGGCCATTGCACTTCTGACGATTGTCGCAGCGGAAATGATGGGGGCTAATTCAGGTATAGGCTACTTAATTTGGACCTCATACAGTGCCTTTTTACTAAAAGAAATGTATGTAGGGCTTGTGCTCATTTCGTTTTTCGGCTACCTGTTCTCGCTTGCTTTAAGAGGACTTCAGAAGAAGCTGCTGCCGTGGAGATAG
- a CDS encoding 3'-5' exonuclease has translation MNFVAIDFETANSSRSSVCSIGLVEYVNGELVDEYYTLVKPQQNFFNGINTGIHGITEEDVANEKEFNQLWEEEIRGKLDGKLVVAHNASFDMSVLRNVLDDYQLPYPTLTYNCTVNIAKKTWLNLTSYNLKTLSQYLNIQLDHHHALEDAEASAIVLLKACEYHAASNINELLDKTKTTNGAIFPSGYRPARLSKKKRTASARN, from the coding sequence ATGAACTTTGTAGCAATAGATTTTGAAACAGCGAACTCCTCTAGGTCAAGTGTTTGTTCGATCGGCCTAGTAGAATACGTAAATGGGGAGCTTGTTGATGAGTATTATACGTTAGTCAAACCACAACAAAACTTTTTTAATGGCATCAACACGGGAATCCACGGAATAACAGAAGAAGATGTTGCAAACGAGAAGGAATTTAACCAACTATGGGAAGAGGAAATAAGAGGAAAGCTGGACGGTAAACTGGTTGTTGCCCATAATGCCAGCTTTGACATGAGCGTCCTTCGCAATGTATTGGATGACTACCAATTACCATATCCAACCTTGACATACAATTGCACAGTAAACATTGCAAAGAAAACCTGGTTAAATCTGACTAGCTATAATTTAAAAACCCTCTCGCAGTACTTAAATATTCAGCTTGATCACCATCATGCCCTGGAAGATGCCGAGGCATCAGCTATTGTACTATTAAAAGCCTGTGAATATCACGCAGCGTCGAATATAAATGAACTACTCGATAAAACAAAAACGACTAATGGCGCCATTTTCCCTTCTGGATACAGGCCAGCCCGTCTCAGTAAGAAAAAAAGAACGGCATCCGCTAGGAATTAA
- a CDS encoding chemotaxis protein, which translates to MTQKLAVAILHGAGTPEEHFAEKMIGKIYKNFAKKLKIKNPEKELVFEPVYWSSIFEAGENRLWERLQKGTDLDYVRLRRFAVEFLADAVAYQPTSVADSNYDKVHALLAQSLNKLQEKTGPNAPLCVISHSLGSIVASNYFYDLQFKQENIGDHTRRSTSNTGLEQGKTLALFYTMGSPMALWSLRFIDFGFPIHVPSPSIKKYYSNLQGEWLNFYDKDDILAYPLKGLNDHYQTFVTKDIQVNAGGLLTSWTPFSHSKYDTDKDVITSIVDGLVRTWEEVNL; encoded by the coding sequence ATGACTCAGAAACTTGCCGTCGCTATTCTACACGGTGCGGGCACACCAGAGGAACATTTTGCGGAAAAAATGATCGGAAAAATTTATAAAAACTTCGCAAAAAAACTTAAAATTAAAAACCCGGAAAAAGAGTTGGTATTTGAACCAGTGTATTGGTCCTCCATATTTGAAGCGGGGGAGAATAGACTTTGGGAGAGGCTGCAAAAAGGTACTGATCTAGATTATGTTAGACTGCGCCGCTTTGCGGTGGAGTTTCTAGCAGACGCTGTCGCCTATCAGCCAACGTCGGTAGCAGATAGTAACTACGATAAGGTACATGCTTTGCTGGCACAGTCTTTGAACAAGTTACAAGAAAAAACAGGACCGAATGCACCATTGTGCGTGATCAGTCATAGTCTTGGTTCCATAGTAGCGAGCAATTATTTCTATGATTTACAATTTAAGCAGGAAAATATCGGAGACCATACAAGAAGAAGCACAAGTAATACGGGGTTAGAACAAGGAAAGACATTAGCATTGTTCTATACAATGGGCAGTCCAATGGCCTTGTGGTCTTTGCGTTTTATTGATTTTGGCTTCCCTATCCATGTCCCGTCCCCGTCGATTAAAAAGTACTACTCGAATCTTCAGGGTGAATGGCTGAACTTCTATGACAAGGATGATATTCTGGCATACCCTTTAAAAGGATTAAACGATCATTATCAAACCTTCGTCACTAAAGACATCCAAGTTAATGCAGGCGGTCTCTTAACGAGCTGGACACCTTTTTCGCATAGCAAATACGATACCGACAAGGATGTGATCACGTCAATCGTAGACGGACTAGTTAGAACGTGGGAGGAAGTCAATCTTTGA
- a CDS encoding PadR family transcriptional regulator, producing MDREIMKGSIDILMLGLVARRDMYGYEIVKSLKEQSNNLYNMSEGTLYPALKRLEKKEWMISYWSETPSGRRKYYQITDEGQTILRQKLGEWQNVHDLIMKTSEDLS from the coding sequence ATGGATCGCGAAATTATGAAGGGCAGCATCGACATACTCATGCTTGGCCTTGTTGCGAGACGTGACATGTACGGCTATGAAATCGTAAAAAGCTTAAAAGAGCAAAGTAATAATCTTTACAATATGAGCGAAGGGACATTATATCCTGCGCTCAAAAGACTCGAAAAAAAAGAATGGATGATATCCTACTGGTCGGAGACTCCAAGTGGTCGCAGGAAATATTATCAAATTACTGACGAAGGGCAAACCATTCTTCGACAAAAGCTTGGCGAATGGCAGAATGTCCATGACCTTATTATGAAAACCTCCGAGGATTTGTCATGA
- a CDS encoding permease prefix domain 1-containing protein, protein MNRIEKHVDRILEQMQSPPEEREDIKEELMSHLQTAKLHYMEDGVPEKKAEKQAIDDFGKPDTIGHGFQETIYPYQRSLLYGIGIATLIFGAILYISLTFGVGKQSLSGY, encoded by the coding sequence ATGAATCGGATTGAAAAACATGTCGATCGGATTCTTGAGCAGATGCAAAGTCCACCTGAGGAACGGGAGGACATTAAAGAGGAACTAATGAGTCATTTACAAACTGCCAAACTTCATTATATGGAAGACGGGGTACCTGAAAAGAAAGCAGAAAAGCAAGCGATCGATGACTTTGGTAAACCAGACACCATTGGTCATGGATTTCAGGAAACGATTTACCCCTATCAACGGAGTCTGTTATATGGGATTGGAATTGCAACACTTATATTTGGTGCCATTTTATATATAAGTTTAACGTTTGGGGTGGGGAAACAGAGCCTCTCTGGCTATTGA
- a CDS encoding TolB family protein: protein MSLKKKNSIFIAVVTIVSVLLYWGGTFADGPSGYTGLGHAPALSPDDTTIAFSYFHNGEAALYTSPSSGGEAQLLHKPDQGYSYIRPSYSPGSSKLVFIKQWEEEERLRSQLMIYNEDEEKVRPLIGHEEFVTEAVFSPDGEHIYFLKAGVYKNYSDIAQKKPHDFDIFKMNIKSGEIEQITSSKAYTMSSLQVSSDGEQLLYSTFDGKDVIKMINLESKNTRTITPGPDYTSAAAQGPILSSPSLSPDGKTIAFSDVGSKSEHGTYQYELFMMNHKGEKVEQVTNFHEHVSQPIFFHHSSELLVTINRNFAGRNPDNEYWRMEQDGSHAEEILIEIPSKGS, encoded by the coding sequence ATGTCACTAAAAAAGAAGAATAGTATATTTATTGCTGTAGTTACTATCGTATCTGTCTTGCTCTACTGGGGCGGAACATTTGCAGATGGGCCTTCAGGGTACACTGGTTTAGGGCATGCCCCGGCGTTATCACCTGATGACACAACCATCGCTTTTTCTTACTTCCACAACGGAGAGGCTGCCCTTTATACTAGTCCTAGTTCCGGCGGGGAAGCTCAATTACTCCATAAACCTGATCAAGGCTATTCTTATATTAGGCCCTCCTATTCTCCAGGTAGCTCCAAACTAGTTTTTATTAAACAGTGGGAGGAAGAGGAGAGATTACGTAGTCAATTGATGATTTATAATGAGGACGAAGAAAAAGTGCGACCCCTAATAGGTCATGAAGAATTTGTTACCGAAGCGGTCTTTTCACCCGATGGAGAGCATATCTACTTTTTAAAAGCCGGGGTTTATAAAAATTACTCAGACATTGCACAGAAGAAACCACACGACTTTGATATTTTTAAAATGAATATCAAATCTGGCGAAATCGAGCAGATAACGAGTAGTAAGGCTTACACTATGTCCTCACTGCAAGTATCATCCGATGGTGAACAGTTATTGTATTCAACATTTGATGGGAAAGATGTAATAAAAATGATCAATCTGGAAAGTAAGAATACAAGAACCATCACACCTGGTCCTGACTACACATCTGCAGCGGCGCAGGGGCCTATTTTGTCTTCCCCATCCCTGTCACCAGATGGAAAAACCATTGCTTTTTCCGATGTAGGTTCGAAATCGGAGCATGGGACGTACCAATACGAGTTGTTTATGATGAACCATAAAGGGGAGAAAGTTGAACAAGTAACCAATTTCCATGAACACGTTAGCCAGCCGATATTTTTCCATCATAGCAGTGAGCTGTTAGTGACGATCAATAGAAACTTTGCCGGAAGAAATCCCGATAATGAGTATTGGAGGATGGAACAGGATGGCAGTCATGCGGAAGAAATTTTAATTGAGATACCAAGTAAAGGGTCATAA
- a CDS encoding restriction endonuclease, whose translation MGLIEIAAFVVIAIALVHLWIVRKSHHHQALTIAEQIKEDENIRKTLAMGLYYRFKKKEFEKTGDGKEVAEKYSDLFIKEDPISFERFVANVFEVKFNGTAWVTNPSWDFGVDFDLTVNDEKYLAQVKCYKDDMGYEPIALLHSNVIKEEAAGGYIITTGSFNENARTYARGLKNIELIDGVELVEYWLEGVKEVDEELVGEVSRA comes from the coding sequence ATGGGATTAATTGAAATTGCTGCATTTGTTGTTATAGCGATAGCGCTCGTGCATTTATGGATTGTACGGAAGTCACATCATCATCAGGCACTTACGATTGCTGAACAAATTAAAGAAGATGAAAACATCAGGAAAACACTAGCCATGGGGTTGTATTATAGATTTAAGAAAAAAGAGTTTGAAAAGACAGGAGATGGAAAGGAAGTCGCAGAAAAGTACTCTGACTTGTTTATAAAAGAAGACCCGATCAGTTTTGAAAGGTTTGTCGCGAACGTTTTCGAGGTGAAGTTCAATGGTACAGCGTGGGTTACGAATCCTTCCTGGGACTTTGGTGTCGATTTCGACCTTACAGTGAACGATGAAAAATACTTAGCTCAGGTCAAATGCTACAAAGATGATATGGGGTACGAGCCGATTGCTTTGCTGCATTCTAATGTGATTAAGGAAGAAGCGGCGGGCGGCTATATCATCACAACTGGGTCTTTTAATGAAAATGCAAGGACATATGCCCGCGGTTTGAAGAACATTGAACTCATTGATGGTGTAGAACTAGTTGAATACTGGTTAGAAGGTGTGAAGGAAGTGGACGAGGAGCTGGTCGGTGAGGTTAGCAGAGCATAA
- a CDS encoding LVIVD repeat-containing protein — protein sequence MNKKFFLSSAIAGVMAFSLYAPSASAHDMLDGSGIQKGPAEADLTDVPTLEGEKNLSNWHEVADVQLKEYDGVQNSTADVYAHKGYAYLGTHVDGGGNGGVRIFDMQDPSNPVEIAKFADDIPGTWQEKVIVKTVNTKHFKGDLAVVSVQQLNRNAEGSQGGFLLYNVSDPHNPEKLGFWKVDKRVPGTHELYLTEQNGKPFVLAANPYADYYTHGETKDFALVDVSNPAEPKTIYEFDPRSLPEVSEDFDGYNWEAPDGKTRPVFNHSTMTDRNGDTAYLSFWDLGTIILDISDPYNVEYKGRTDFAPKVQGSAHSSAIAKGGNVLIETREVYNPTKEGYEESYGYTRIFDIKDPTNPQLLSTFKTDLVDNVEDGVTFANTVHDPKVHGNTLYLSHYAGGLRAVDITDPSNPVQIGKYVPKDAYFWGVFVDRNYILASDMGNGLKVLLKNNGNTKTNVPKHEVQR from the coding sequence ATGAATAAAAAGTTCTTCTTAAGTTCAGCAATTGCAGGAGTGATGGCCTTTTCACTTTATGCTCCGTCCGCTTCCGCTCACGACATGCTTGATGGCTCGGGGATTCAAAAGGGCCCCGCAGAAGCAGATTTAACAGATGTTCCAACACTTGAAGGTGAGAAAAACCTTTCCAATTGGCATGAAGTGGCTGACGTGCAACTTAAAGAATATGATGGTGTCCAAAATTCAACAGCTGATGTATACGCCCATAAAGGGTATGCCTATTTAGGGACACATGTTGACGGGGGTGGAAACGGCGGTGTCCGTATTTTCGATATGCAAGACCCTTCGAACCCTGTAGAGATTGCCAAGTTCGCTGATGATATTCCCGGCACTTGGCAGGAAAAAGTTATCGTTAAAACAGTGAACACGAAGCATTTCAAAGGTGATTTAGCCGTGGTTAGTGTGCAACAGTTGAACCGAAACGCTGAAGGGTCTCAAGGCGGTTTTCTCCTTTATAATGTATCTGACCCTCATAACCCTGAAAAGCTTGGATTCTGGAAAGTGGACAAGCGTGTTCCTGGGACACATGAATTGTACTTAACTGAACAAAACGGCAAGCCTTTCGTGCTAGCAGCTAACCCTTATGCCGATTATTATACACACGGTGAAACAAAAGACTTCGCATTAGTTGATGTTTCCAACCCAGCGGAACCTAAAACGATCTATGAATTTGATCCCCGCTCCCTTCCAGAAGTCTCAGAGGACTTTGACGGATATAATTGGGAAGCACCTGATGGAAAAACAAGACCCGTGTTTAACCACAGTACGATGACCGATCGAAATGGAGATACCGCCTATTTATCCTTCTGGGATCTTGGAACCATTATTCTAGATATTTCCGATCCTTATAACGTCGAATATAAAGGACGGACGGACTTTGCACCAAAAGTCCAAGGATCAGCTCACTCCTCAGCCATCGCCAAGGGTGGAAACGTGCTTATTGAAACTAGAGAAGTCTATAACCCTACAAAAGAAGGGTATGAAGAATCTTACGGCTATACACGAATTTTCGATATTAAGGATCCTACTAACCCTCAGCTTTTAAGTACATTTAAAACCGATCTTGTAGATAATGTAGAAGATGGGGTTACTTTTGCAAATACCGTTCATGATCCAAAAGTTCACGGGAACACACTTTACCTGTCTCATTATGCAGGCGGATTGAGAGCTGTAGATATTACAGACCCGTCAAACCCTGTCCAAATTGGCAAGTATGTACCTAAAGATGCCTACTTCTGGGGTGTGTTCGTCGATCGAAACTACATTTTAGCTTCAGACATGGGAAATGGGCTGAAGGTTTTATTAAAAAACAACGGAAACACGAAAACGAATGTGCCAAAACACGAAGTCCAGCGCTAA
- a CDS encoding small acid-soluble spore protein P, protein MSTPKGPKQQKNPNLPKSPNQPYGEPLKGSHKVKQANHSRQKQKTSHDM, encoded by the coding sequence ATGTCTACCCCTAAAGGACCGAAGCAGCAAAAGAATCCAAACTTACCAAAGAGCCCTAATCAGCCTTATGGCGAGCCATTAAAAGGCTCACATAAAGTGAAGCAGGCTAACCATTCGCGTCAAAAGCAAAAAACGTCCCATGATATGTAG